The Ruania alba genome window below encodes:
- a CDS encoding enolase C-terminal domain-like protein: MTSTDGPAPAFPTVLPPWDAPDDLRITGVRCIVTAPEGMPLVVVRVDTTDPGLYGLGCATFTQRYAAVVEYVEQHLARLLIGRDPGDIEDIGRSAHLSAYWRNGPVANNALSGIDMALWDILGKRTGMPVYRLLGGRVRTAVPTYTHASGATIEDTLEQAQAFIEQGWQHLRLQVGQRGIGTYGAPGTAGGYPGAANPDGWSVSDYLASAPELFARARTELGEEVNLLHDVHSRLTPKQAIMLARSLEPYRLFFLEDVLAPEHFDRLPEVRAASPVPIAVGELCTSMTEAARLISDGGVDLIRCHISTIGGLTPARKLATLAELHGVQTAWHSPADVSPVGAAANVAIDVTSAAFGIQECHVYPEAVHEIFPGTLPVENGYMRPNEAPGWGIDIDEKAAAAHPPVRSGHDQWALGVRGTDGALFAP, from the coding sequence ATGACCAGCACCGACGGACCGGCTCCCGCCTTCCCGACCGTGCTCCCACCCTGGGACGCACCTGACGACCTGCGCATCACCGGGGTGCGGTGCATCGTCACCGCACCGGAGGGCATGCCCCTGGTGGTGGTGCGGGTGGACACCACCGATCCGGGCCTGTACGGACTCGGCTGCGCCACCTTCACCCAGCGGTACGCCGCTGTGGTGGAGTACGTGGAACAGCACCTGGCACGTCTGCTCATCGGTCGAGACCCGGGTGACATCGAGGACATCGGGCGGTCGGCGCACCTGAGCGCCTACTGGCGAAACGGACCGGTGGCCAACAATGCGCTCTCCGGGATCGACATGGCGCTGTGGGACATTCTCGGCAAGCGGACCGGGATGCCCGTCTACCGGTTGCTCGGCGGTCGGGTCCGTACCGCGGTGCCCACGTATACGCACGCCAGTGGCGCCACTATTGAAGACACGCTGGAGCAGGCGCAGGCGTTCATCGAGCAGGGCTGGCAGCACCTGCGGCTGCAGGTGGGCCAGCGGGGAATCGGTACCTACGGCGCCCCCGGCACTGCGGGCGGCTACCCGGGGGCGGCCAACCCCGACGGGTGGTCGGTGAGCGACTACCTCGCGTCCGCCCCGGAACTGTTCGCCCGCGCCCGCACCGAGCTCGGCGAGGAGGTGAACCTGCTGCACGACGTGCACTCCCGGCTCACCCCCAAGCAGGCGATCATGCTCGCCCGCTCGCTGGAGCCGTACCGGTTGTTCTTCCTCGAGGACGTGCTCGCCCCGGAGCACTTCGACCGACTCCCCGAGGTGCGGGCAGCCTCGCCGGTGCCGATCGCCGTCGGGGAACTGTGCACGTCCATGACCGAGGCAGCCCGCTTGATCAGCGACGGCGGGGTGGACCTGATCCGGTGCCACATCAGCACCATCGGCGGGCTCACCCCCGCTCGCAAGCTGGCCACCCTCGCCGAGCTGCACGGGGTGCAGACCGCCTGGCACTCGCCCGCGGACGTCTCCCCGGTCGGGGCGGCGGCCAACGTCGCGATCGACGTCACCAGCGCGGCGTTCGGGATCCAGGAATGCCACGTCTACCCGGAGGCCGTGCACGAGATCTTCCCCGGCACACTCCCGGTGGAGAACGGGTACATGCGCCCGAACGAGGCGCCCGGGTGGGGCATCGACATCGACGAGAAGGCAGCAGCGGCGCACCCGCCGGTGCGCTCCGGGCACGACCAGTGGGCCCTCGGCGTGCGCGGGACCGACGGAGCACTGTTCGCCCCATGA
- a CDS encoding NAD-dependent epimerase/dehydratase family protein: MTPATPTPPPARVLVTGAAGLIGRGVLHQLDRSGIAATALVLADPGDLPVDRIVVGSATDPSAVAEALTGADAVIHLAAIPAPDLASAPEVFGMNTRATYTVLDAAGAAGIRRISIASSINALGIRFSPDPAATPPTLPLSAESATIAADAYSVSKWADEFTAAALSRAYGFDVVALRLPLVGGLGEVPELDDRLLGDAAEIAADPSLGASDLWLYLETRDAAAAMIAALSPRQPGAHVLHVAAPEVSVPYPTESLLDRYWPQVPRRRRFPGREAPVDLLAAERLIGFTARHTLAAGSRPIPDPAATTLER, translated from the coding sequence ATGACTCCTGCAACGCCCACACCCCCACCCGCACGTGTGCTGGTGACCGGCGCCGCCGGACTGATCGGGCGCGGCGTCCTGCACCAGCTCGATCGCAGCGGGATCGCAGCCACTGCCCTGGTCCTGGCGGATCCCGGTGACCTGCCCGTCGACCGGATCGTCGTCGGGAGCGCCACCGACCCGTCCGCTGTCGCCGAGGCACTGACCGGGGCCGACGCGGTCATCCATCTGGCGGCCATCCCGGCACCCGATCTGGCCTCGGCCCCCGAGGTGTTCGGGATGAACACCCGCGCCACGTACACGGTGCTCGACGCAGCGGGTGCCGCCGGCATCCGCCGAATCTCCATCGCCAGCAGCATCAACGCGCTCGGCATCCGGTTCAGTCCCGACCCAGCAGCGACACCTCCGACGCTCCCCCTCAGCGCCGAGTCCGCCACGATCGCGGCAGACGCGTACTCGGTGTCGAAGTGGGCAGACGAGTTCACGGCGGCCGCCCTCTCTCGCGCGTATGGATTCGACGTGGTAGCCCTGCGGCTACCCCTGGTCGGTGGCCTCGGGGAGGTTCCCGAGCTGGACGACCGCCTGCTCGGCGACGCTGCCGAAATCGCGGCCGACCCGAGCCTGGGCGCTTCCGACCTGTGGCTGTACCTGGAGACCAGGGACGCGGCCGCGGCGATGATCGCCGCCCTCTCACCGCGCCAACCCGGAGCGCACGTGCTGCACGTGGCCGCACCCGAGGTGAGCGTTCCGTACCCCACCGAGTCCTTGTTGGACCGGTACTGGCCACAGGTTCCCCGACGGCGTAGGTTCCCCGGCCGAGAAGCACCCGTCGATCTGCTGGCCGCCGAACGCCTGATCGGCTTCACCGCACGCCACACACTGGCCGCCGGCAGCCGTCCGATCCCCGACCCTGCCGCCACGACCCTGGAGCGATGA
- a CDS encoding LacI family DNA-binding transcriptional regulator, translating into MAGRKRVTLSDVAAAAGVSLSTASKALNGGGRISAATRVRIAQTAERLDFRPNALAQSFALGRSRTIGLLTQNAVGTWSGPILVGVTSFLGRHEQAALHYDAHFDIATLNANVRKLLARQIDGVLIIGEGPEHVLRSVTHEFSVPVAYAFASTDDDGDATFLPDGEMIGRVAAEHLLEIGCRTIAHIGVDVNVPATERTRGFHEALADAGVQAVGTQVSGGDWTAAWGRAAVTRLLEDGTDFDGLFCANDQIAEGAEEILLARGLSVPSDVAIVGVDNWDGVVARRRTHLTTVDPQLAAVGAAAAEYVIEGRDDPGVHRLPVRLVVGASSVV; encoded by the coding sequence ATGGCCGGACGGAAGCGCGTGACGCTCAGTGATGTTGCTGCGGCAGCTGGGGTGTCGCTCTCGACTGCCTCGAAGGCGCTCAACGGTGGTGGCCGCATCTCTGCTGCGACCAGGGTGCGGATCGCCCAGACCGCCGAGCGGCTCGACTTCAGGCCCAACGCGCTCGCGCAATCCTTCGCGCTCGGGCGCAGCCGGACCATCGGTCTGCTCACCCAGAACGCCGTCGGAACGTGGTCAGGGCCGATCCTCGTCGGGGTGACCAGCTTCCTTGGCCGGCACGAGCAGGCGGCGCTGCACTACGACGCCCATTTCGACATCGCGACCCTGAACGCCAACGTTCGCAAGTTGCTCGCGCGGCAGATCGACGGCGTGCTCATCATCGGCGAGGGGCCCGAGCATGTACTGAGGTCGGTCACCCACGAGTTCTCGGTGCCCGTCGCCTATGCCTTCGCGAGCACCGACGACGATGGTGACGCCACGTTCCTGCCCGACGGGGAGATGATCGGCCGGGTCGCCGCGGAGCATCTACTCGAGATCGGATGTCGCACGATCGCCCACATCGGCGTGGACGTCAATGTGCCCGCTACCGAGCGGACGCGCGGCTTCCACGAGGCGCTCGCCGATGCCGGGGTGCAGGCGGTCGGCACGCAGGTCAGCGGCGGGGACTGGACGGCCGCGTGGGGCAGAGCGGCGGTGACACGACTGCTCGAGGATGGCACAGACTTTGACGGGCTCTTCTGTGCCAACGACCAGATCGCCGAGGGTGCGGAGGAGATACTCCTCGCCCGCGGACTCTCAGTCCCCAGCGATGTCGCGATCGTGGGCGTGGACAACTGGGACGGGGTGGTCGCGCGGCGCCGCACTCATCTCACCACGGTCGATCCCCAGCTCGCCGCCGTCGGCGCCGCGGCTGCCGAGTATGTGATCGAGGGCAGGGACGACCCCGGTGTCCACCGGCTCCCGGTGCGGCTGGTGGTGGGGGCAAGTTCGGTCGTCTGA
- a CDS encoding ThuA domain-containing protein produces the protein MGKSTQDHPLNVTVWGENLHEFHDAEHMAALYPQGMHATIAEGIGSLLGDQVNVRTATLDQPEHGLTDEVLDSTGVLTWWGHMGHDRVDDAVVRKVHDRVLAGMGLLVLHSAHFSKIFKSLMGTTCSLEWRDSNDTELVWTVKPDHPIADGVPHPIRIEGQEMYGELFDIPEPDELVFISSFTGGEVFRSGCTWRRGKGKVFYFSPGDQGYPVYHHPDVQRVIANGVMWAAPSPRATFERPDVVSQPAPRFTAEDFARVAPGMQAGQEGHR, from the coding sequence ATGGGCAAATCAACTCAGGATCATCCACTCAATGTGACCGTCTGGGGCGAGAATCTCCACGAGTTCCACGACGCCGAGCACATGGCCGCGCTGTATCCACAGGGGATGCACGCCACCATCGCCGAGGGGATCGGCTCGCTCCTGGGCGATCAGGTGAATGTGCGCACGGCCACCCTGGACCAGCCCGAGCACGGGCTCACCGACGAGGTGCTGGACTCCACCGGCGTGCTCACCTGGTGGGGGCACATGGGACACGACAGGGTCGACGACGCGGTGGTGCGCAAGGTGCACGACCGCGTCCTCGCTGGAATGGGCCTGCTGGTGCTTCACTCGGCGCACTTCTCCAAGATCTTCAAGTCCCTGATGGGGACCACCTGCTCGCTGGAGTGGCGGGACAGCAACGACACTGAGCTGGTCTGGACCGTGAAGCCGGACCACCCGATCGCCGACGGCGTCCCGCACCCGATCCGGATCGAGGGGCAGGAGATGTACGGGGAGCTGTTCGACATCCCCGAGCCGGATGAGTTGGTCTTCATCTCCTCCTTCACCGGGGGTGAGGTGTTCCGATCCGGCTGCACCTGGCGCCGGGGCAAGGGCAAGGTGTTCTATTTCTCGCCGGGTGATCAGGGCTACCCCGTCTATCACCACCCGGATGTGCAGCGCGTGATCGCCAACGGGGTCATGTGGGCGGCGCCGTCGCCTCGTGCCACCTTCGAGCGGCCCGATGTGGTGAGTCAGCCTGCGCCACGATTCACGGCCGAGGACTTCGCGCGGGTGGCGCCGGGGATGCAGGCAGGGCAGGAGGGTCACCGATGA
- a CDS encoding Gfo/Idh/MocA family protein, whose protein sequence is MSANTPLRAGVVGLGWAGQQHMAGYHDLPDVELVALAGMEEHLLSELGERYSVPGRYTSLEAMLAEANLDVLSIATPTALHAPMAIAALGAGVHVLCEKPMAPTAADAERMAEAAQAADRALEITFNKRHRAPARTLHRLVTDGVLGRVYYAKAGWVRRKGIPGLGTWFTRKDSAGGGPMMDIGIHALDLALHVLGEPGVRTVSASTYAEFGPRGLGGGSYGVGARTAGDATVYEVEDLGTALLRLDNDATLMLEASWAQFVDHDRFYLELFGTEGGARIEVEGPDAPQIHVTTDVDGIPANLVPDMLPDAGHEANVADFVELVRSGSDAARGQVGLLRTHVIDACYSSAEQGCEVTL, encoded by the coding sequence ATGAGCGCGAATACTCCACTGCGGGCCGGCGTGGTCGGCCTCGGCTGGGCCGGGCAGCAGCACATGGCTGGGTATCACGACTTGCCTGACGTCGAGCTGGTGGCGCTCGCGGGGATGGAGGAGCATCTGCTCAGCGAGCTGGGTGAGCGCTACTCCGTACCGGGCCGGTACACCAGCCTGGAGGCGATGCTCGCCGAGGCGAACCTCGACGTGCTGAGTATCGCCACACCGACCGCCCTGCACGCGCCGATGGCGATCGCTGCGCTGGGCGCAGGGGTGCACGTGCTGTGCGAGAAGCCGATGGCTCCCACCGCGGCCGATGCCGAGCGGATGGCCGAGGCGGCGCAGGCCGCGGACCGAGCACTGGAGATCACCTTCAACAAGCGCCACCGCGCGCCGGCACGAACGTTGCACCGGTTGGTGACCGACGGTGTGCTCGGGCGGGTGTACTACGCCAAGGCCGGCTGGGTGCGACGCAAGGGCATCCCCGGGCTGGGCACCTGGTTCACCCGCAAGGACTCCGCCGGTGGTGGTCCGATGATGGACATCGGGATCCACGCCCTCGACCTCGCACTGCACGTGCTGGGCGAGCCGGGTGTACGGACCGTCTCGGCCTCCACCTACGCCGAGTTCGGGCCGCGGGGCCTGGGCGGCGGCAGCTACGGCGTGGGTGCCCGGACCGCCGGGGACGCCACGGTGTATGAGGTGGAGGACTTGGGTACAGCCCTGCTCCGCCTGGACAACGACGCCACGCTCATGCTGGAAGCCAGCTGGGCGCAGTTCGTCGACCACGACCGGTTCTACCTGGAGCTGTTCGGGACCGAGGGGGGTGCGCGGATCGAGGTCGAGGGGCCCGACGCCCCGCAGATCCACGTGACGACCGATGTGGACGGCATTCCCGCGAATCTGGTCCCGGACATGCTTCCCGACGCCGGGCACGAGGCCAACGTGGCCGACTTCGTCGAGCTGGTGCGCAGCGGGTCCGACGCTGCGCGGGGGCAGGTCGGGCTGTTGCGCACGCACGTGATCGATGCCTGCTATTCCTCCGCTGAGCAGGGGTGTGAGGTCACGCTCTAG
- a CDS encoding LacI family DNA-binding transcriptional regulator: MTAQSTGSGDTPRDGLRPVMTDVARLAGVSQKTVSRVVRGEANVSTAVRDRVNAAIAELGFRPNAAARALVSKRSNAVGILTPATPLYGPSAELLGLERAAGRAGLTVLIASAEAGEATTVTAAIRRLIDSGVDGLLMGSLLTSDGVDETELHGKPAVVVGDPPEGMQLPAAVTDQEAGARAAIEHLLALGHRTVHHLAGPSAWHSATARTLAWRAALQNAGRPVPTHVMGDWTSRSGYELGRKLAADPDATAVFVGNDQMAIGLLRALAEAGRRVPEDVSVVGFDDIPDAEYLPVPLTTVKQDFQELADRAVEMFTALVDEDTTDHTDHGDDRLVITPELVVRRSTAPPPTPGR; encoded by the coding sequence ATGACAGCGCAGTCAACTGGATCCGGGGATACCCCGCGGGACGGGTTGCGCCCTGTCATGACCGACGTCGCCCGGCTCGCCGGGGTCTCCCAAAAGACCGTCTCCCGCGTGGTGCGTGGTGAGGCCAACGTGAGCACCGCCGTCCGTGATCGGGTGAACGCTGCCATTGCCGAGCTCGGTTTCCGTCCCAACGCTGCTGCGCGCGCTCTCGTCAGCAAGCGCAGCAACGCCGTCGGGATCCTCACCCCGGCCACCCCCCTGTATGGGCCCTCGGCCGAGCTGCTGGGCCTGGAGCGCGCCGCCGGTCGTGCCGGGCTCACCGTGCTGATCGCCTCCGCCGAAGCGGGCGAGGCGACGACCGTGACCGCAGCGATCCGGCGGCTCATCGACAGTGGCGTGGACGGCCTGTTGATGGGCAGTCTGCTCACCTCCGACGGCGTGGACGAGACCGAGCTGCATGGCAAACCGGCCGTCGTCGTCGGCGATCCGCCCGAGGGCATGCAACTACCCGCTGCGGTCACCGATCAGGAAGCGGGTGCCCGCGCGGCCATCGAGCACCTCCTCGCGCTCGGTCACCGGACCGTCCACCACCTCGCCGGCCCTTCCGCCTGGCACTCGGCCACCGCACGTACCCTCGCCTGGCGTGCTGCGCTGCAGAACGCTGGCCGACCAGTTCCCACCCATGTGATGGGCGACTGGACCTCCCGCTCCGGGTACGAGCTCGGGCGCAAGCTCGCGGCCGATCCCGACGCGACCGCCGTGTTCGTCGGCAACGATCAGATGGCCATCGGCCTGCTGCGCGCGCTCGCCGAAGCGGGCCGCCGGGTACCTGAGGACGTCTCGGTCGTCGGCTTCGATGACATCCCCGACGCCGAGTACCTGCCCGTGCCCCTGACCACCGTGAAGCAGGACTTCCAAGAGCTGGCTGATCGCGCCGTCGAGATGTTCACCGCACTGGTGGACGAGGACACGACCGACCACACCGACCATGGTGACGACCGCCTGGTCATCACCCCCGAGCTCGTCGTCCGGCGGAGCACCGCTCCGCCGCCGACGCCCGGTCGCTGA
- a CDS encoding ABC transporter substrate-binding protein, whose translation MKQHTYRRAALPVVASLSALALVACTGSDGDGGTDGNGGETADEITTEQFEEAMSTPTELTFWTWVPDIENQVAMFEEAYPEIDVELVNVGQGAEHYQQMRTAIQAGSGAPDVAQVEFQHLASFRLGGDLLDLTPYLQEDLSTAYPDWVWSQVSADGGLWGIPQDTGPLGSLYRTDLFDEAGIEPPATWDEFAQAAADYREAMPDSYLTNMPGNDPGQFVGLLWQAGARPFAYDGAETVTIDLDSPEVLQVVEYWQGLIADDLVSVDPDFNDQWYQALANGKYASWQVAAWGPVFLQGTAGSTSGQWAASTLPQWEEGQNISGNWGGSTDAVLSSTENPIAAAELARWINVEEEPATAFAEEQFLFPPSLSILESEEFLSEEAEFYGGQQVNATFAEISETVPTDDFGWLPFMDYAYSSYNETLGSAIADRGDLVAGLEAWEADLIEYAESQGFTVQ comes from the coding sequence ATGAAACAGCACACCTACCGCCGCGCAGCACTTCCTGTCGTGGCCTCCCTCAGCGCCCTGGCGCTGGTGGCGTGTACCGGATCAGACGGTGACGGTGGCACTGACGGTAACGGTGGCGAGACCGCCGATGAGATCACCACCGAACAGTTCGAGGAGGCGATGAGCACCCCGACCGAGCTCACCTTCTGGACCTGGGTACCCGACATCGAGAACCAGGTCGCGATGTTCGAAGAGGCCTACCCCGAGATCGACGTCGAGCTCGTCAATGTCGGACAGGGGGCTGAGCACTACCAGCAGATGCGCACCGCCATCCAGGCCGGCTCCGGCGCCCCGGACGTGGCCCAAGTGGAGTTTCAGCACCTGGCGTCGTTCCGCCTCGGCGGCGACCTGCTCGACCTGACCCCGTACCTCCAGGAGGACCTCTCCACCGCCTACCCGGACTGGGTGTGGAGCCAGGTCTCAGCCGACGGCGGCCTGTGGGGCATCCCGCAGGACACCGGCCCGCTCGGCAGTCTCTACCGCACCGACCTCTTCGATGAAGCCGGTATCGAACCGCCCGCCACCTGGGACGAGTTCGCCCAAGCAGCCGCCGACTACCGCGAGGCTATGCCGGACAGCTACCTCACCAATATGCCCGGTAATGATCCCGGTCAGTTCGTCGGGCTGCTCTGGCAGGCCGGAGCGCGCCCGTTCGCCTACGACGGCGCAGAGACCGTGACGATCGACCTCGACTCTCCCGAGGTGCTCCAGGTGGTCGAGTACTGGCAGGGCCTGATCGCCGACGACCTGGTCTCGGTGGATCCGGACTTCAACGACCAGTGGTATCAGGCGCTGGCGAACGGTAAGTACGCCAGCTGGCAGGTGGCGGCTTGGGGCCCGGTGTTCCTGCAGGGCACCGCCGGTAGCACCAGTGGACAGTGGGCTGCCTCCACGCTGCCGCAGTGGGAGGAAGGGCAGAACATCTCCGGGAACTGGGGCGGGTCCACCGATGCGGTGCTCTCCTCCACCGAGAACCCGATCGCTGCCGCCGAGCTGGCCCGGTGGATCAACGTTGAGGAGGAACCGGCGACGGCCTTCGCCGAGGAGCAATTCCTCTTCCCGCCCTCGCTGAGCATCCTCGAGTCCGAGGAGTTCCTTTCCGAGGAGGCCGAGTTCTACGGCGGACAGCAGGTGAACGCGACCTTCGCGGAGATCTCCGAGACGGTCCCCACCGATGATTTCGGATGGTTGCCGTTCATGGACTACGCGTACTCCTCCTACAACGAGACCCTCGGTAGCGCCATCGCCGATCGGGGTGACCTGGTCGCCGGCCTGGAAGCCTGGGAGGCCGATCTGATCGAGTACGCCGAGTCCCAGGGTTTCACCGTCCAGTGA